Proteins from a single region of Cystobacter fuscus DSM 2262:
- a CDS encoding Imm52 family immunity protein: MTERYYAGVYWPARLESAEECARRSVAFFRLLAQCDEIYARWFEQGDSLEEALQREFTPDVGTFLRYFQCEENQLGKDGFSLGAWTGHAEAGRGGMVQLTCGDASGAYPNSCVLYLPRTDVEPEGARVLTAPVLVSVLRAMVLAWEPLFGVIATHEFRRALRPARDPRGFAGWLTYVARARGDVPPLPPPVRAEPVEDKGTVMVLAPERLSASNPEHLELGRRVQEVLDAKGLLRPVLS; this comes from the coding sequence ATGACGGAGAGGTACTACGCAGGCGTCTACTGGCCGGCCCGGCTTGAGTCCGCAGAGGAGTGCGCCCGGCGTTCGGTTGCTTTCTTTCGTCTCCTCGCGCAGTGCGACGAGATTTACGCTCGTTGGTTCGAGCAGGGGGACTCACTGGAGGAAGCGCTTCAGAGGGAGTTCACGCCGGATGTTGGGACCTTCCTTCGCTACTTTCAGTGTGAGGAGAACCAGCTCGGAAAGGACGGATTTAGCCTTGGAGCCTGGACGGGGCACGCGGAGGCTGGGCGCGGGGGCATGGTGCAACTCACTTGTGGGGATGCATCTGGCGCCTACCCCAATAGCTGCGTGCTTTATCTCCCTCGGACGGACGTTGAACCAGAGGGTGCACGCGTGCTGACAGCTCCCGTCCTGGTGAGCGTGCTGCGGGCAATGGTGCTCGCGTGGGAGCCGCTCTTCGGCGTCATCGCCACCCATGAGTTTCGTAGGGCGCTTCGACCTGCGAGAGATCCGCGGGGCTTCGCGGGTTGGCTCACCTACGTAGCGCGTGCGCGCGGGGATGTGCCTCCGCTGCCTCCGCCCGTCCGAGCGGAGCCAGTAGAGGACAAGGGGACGGTCATGGTCCTGGCACCGGAGCGTCTGAGCGCCTCCAACCCAGAGCACCTGGAGCTCGGTCGCAGGGTCCAGGAGGTGTTGGACGCGAAGGGCCTACTCCGCCCAGTGCTCTCGTAG
- a CDS encoding MFS transporter, with protein sequence MSLAVLHRQVLRSLAALASVVPFARPGSAPLAGAPSTSTTAHVPSSLKGRRRLRRSLRASVAEGIMAEVVTAGAGSTALTAWALALGLGPFQVGMMTALPFFAQFVQFPAAWLTSTFGHRRMALSVVLFSRLMMLALCALPWLPLSLVGQQRLLLAVAGLWAVLGVIGNNAWVAWMGELVPESIRGRFFGRRTALCTLSNLIASLVAGVVMDRLRPATGVGPALPLLAAVSCAAGIVCTVLMARQHDPAPPGTREKPKLDLRVALVPLRDERARRVLVYQTFWNAAVGLSAPFYSFFSLQNLKMSFLLMSVHLAAVAAVRMLAAPMWGKLIDRLGAQPVVVMCSLSLGLLPLVWLFPTATFLWPLILDALMAGVLWGGHNLAIFALPLAVAPRQGRPFYLAAFSTAAGLAYALASSVGGALASALPAEFTLGGHVWANLQVLFALSAVARLAAALLALRIIEPGVRSVDSLGALVALVRPSRSKAPVVESLAPLGEPMRVES encoded by the coding sequence GTGTCCCTCGCCGTCCTGCACCGTCAAGTCCTGCGCAGTCTGGCCGCCCTCGCCTCCGTCGTGCCGTTCGCCCGGCCCGGCTCCGCACCCCTCGCGGGCGCCCCCTCCACGAGCACCACGGCCCACGTGCCCTCGAGCCTCAAGGGGCGCCGCCGCCTGCGCCGCTCGCTCCGGGCCTCGGTGGCCGAGGGCATCATGGCGGAGGTGGTGACGGCGGGCGCGGGCTCCACGGCGCTCACCGCGTGGGCGCTGGCGCTGGGGCTCGGGCCCTTCCAGGTGGGGATGATGACCGCCCTGCCCTTCTTCGCCCAGTTCGTGCAGTTCCCGGCGGCGTGGTTGACGTCCACCTTCGGCCACCGGCGCATGGCGCTCTCGGTGGTGCTCTTCTCCCGGCTGATGATGCTGGCGCTGTGCGCGCTGCCGTGGCTGCCCCTGTCGCTGGTGGGCCAGCAGCGGCTGCTGTTGGCGGTGGCGGGGTTGTGGGCGGTGCTGGGCGTCATCGGCAACAACGCCTGGGTGGCGTGGATGGGCGAGCTGGTGCCCGAGTCCATCCGCGGGCGTTTCTTCGGCCGGCGCACGGCGCTGTGCACGTTGAGCAACCTCATCGCCTCGCTGGTGGCGGGGGTGGTGATGGACCGGCTGCGGCCGGCGACGGGCGTGGGTCCGGCGCTGCCGCTCCTGGCGGCGGTGTCGTGCGCGGCGGGCATCGTGTGCACGGTGCTGATGGCGCGGCAGCATGATCCGGCGCCCCCCGGCACCCGGGAGAAGCCGAAGCTGGATTTGCGCGTGGCGCTGGTGCCGCTGCGCGACGAGCGGGCGCGCCGGGTGCTCGTGTACCAGACGTTCTGGAACGCGGCGGTGGGCCTGTCCGCGCCCTTCTACTCCTTCTTCAGTTTGCAGAACCTGAAGATGAGCTTCCTGCTCATGTCCGTGCATCTCGCGGCGGTGGCCGCCGTGCGCATGCTGGCGGCGCCCATGTGGGGCAAGCTGATCGACAGGCTGGGGGCGCAGCCCGTGGTGGTGATGTGCTCGCTGAGCCTGGGCCTGCTGCCGCTCGTGTGGCTGTTCCCCACGGCCACGTTTCTCTGGCCGCTCATCCTCGACGCGCTGATGGCGGGCGTACTGTGGGGAGGACACAACCTGGCCATCTTCGCGCTGCCGCTCGCGGTGGCCCCGCGCCAGGGCCGGCCCTTCTACCTGGCGGCGTTCTCCACGGCGGCGGGACTGGCCTACGCGCTGGCCTCGTCCGTCGGTGGAGCGCTGGCGAGCGCGCTGCCCGCGGAGTTCACCCTGGGCGGCCACGTGTGGGCCAACCTCCAGGTGCTCTTCGCCCTGTCCGCGGTGGCGCGGCTGGCCGCGGCACTGCTCGCCCTGCGCATCATCGAGCCGGGGGTGAGGAGCGTGGACTCGCTCGGGGCGCTGGTGGCCCTGGTGCGCCCGTCTCGGAGCAAGGCCCCGGTGGTGGAGTCCCTGGCCCCGCTCGGCGAGCCCATGCGCGTGGAGAGCTGA
- a CDS encoding polyprenyl synthetase family protein: MELARELADFLGSVEQRLGTMLEDGDAGPDTQGDTLMEAARHLCLGAGGKRARPLLVRLFGGVFGVPPEKLLDVAVAAEMIHSSSLLHDDVVDAGMFRRARPTVNARWGNIVAVMSGDLILSTALFRLSNLDPRLTQSALAVVMEMSRAAIAEVESRGNLELPLERLRYVAEGKTGSLFGWCGHAAATLAGQPEAAERFDAFGRRLGVAFQIADDIRDVLGTDPGKPRYADMLSGTPSLPILLAVARDGSLRGKLKDAWAFTTINAERTRALGDAIERTDAVPLAVERMNAEIASALEALGPYAHQGMGTELVRWARQLSEGITAQAEARSRAA, encoded by the coding sequence ATGGAATTGGCGCGTGAGCTGGCGGACTTTCTGGGGAGCGTGGAGCAGCGGCTGGGCACCATGCTGGAGGACGGAGACGCGGGACCGGACACCCAGGGAGACACGTTGATGGAGGCCGCGCGCCACCTGTGCCTGGGCGCTGGCGGCAAGCGGGCCCGGCCCCTGCTGGTGCGCCTCTTCGGCGGCGTCTTCGGCGTCCCCCCCGAGAAGCTGCTCGACGTGGCCGTGGCCGCGGAGATGATCCACTCCTCCAGCCTCCTGCACGACGACGTGGTGGACGCCGGCATGTTCCGCCGCGCCCGGCCCACGGTGAACGCGCGCTGGGGCAACATCGTCGCGGTGATGAGCGGTGACCTCATCCTCTCCACGGCGCTCTTCCGCCTGAGCAATCTGGACCCGCGCCTCACCCAGAGCGCGCTCGCGGTGGTGATGGAGATGTCGCGCGCGGCCATCGCCGAGGTGGAGTCGCGCGGCAACCTGGAGCTGCCCCTGGAGCGGCTGCGCTACGTGGCCGAGGGCAAGACGGGCTCGCTCTTCGGCTGGTGCGGCCATGCCGCCGCCACGCTCGCCGGCCAGCCCGAGGCCGCCGAGCGCTTCGACGCCTTCGGCCGCCGGCTTGGCGTGGCCTTCCAGATCGCCGACGACATCCGCGACGTGCTCGGCACCGACCCCGGCAAGCCGCGCTACGCGGACATGCTCTCCGGCACGCCCTCGCTGCCCATCCTCCTGGCCGTGGCGCGCGATGGCTCCCTGCGCGGCAAGCTCAAGGACGCCTGGGCCTTCACCACCATCAACGCTGAGCGCACGCGCGCCCTCGGCGACGCCATCGAGCGCACCGACGCGGTGCCGCTGGCCGTCGAGCGGATGAACGCGGAGATCGCCTCGGCCCTGGAAGCGCTCGGGCCCTACGCGCACCAGGGCATGGGCACGGAGCTGGTGCGCTGGGCGCGTCAGCTCTCCGAGGGCATCACCGCCCAGGCCGAGGCCCGGAGCCGGGCGGCATGA
- a CDS encoding GbsR/MarR family transcriptional regulator has product MKGYLWTGGETGRGGPPVSGHLAPWEAVATDAVGNVIEFWGFKRNQGRVWALLYLRGEPLTAGELERELELSKGGVSMLLRDLERWGVVRRVRSPQDSAWRYAAETDLIRMVSHVVEEREASFIARIREDLLEARRLAQAQGLVPSERLARLEKMATLAERVERALRLFIKTARLDVGGILGALREESNR; this is encoded by the coding sequence ATGAAGGGCTACCTGTGGACGGGTGGCGAGACGGGCCGCGGTGGGCCGCCCGTCTCCGGGCACCTGGCTCCCTGGGAGGCCGTCGCCACGGACGCGGTGGGCAACGTCATCGAGTTCTGGGGCTTCAAACGCAACCAGGGCCGGGTGTGGGCGCTGCTCTACCTGCGCGGCGAGCCCCTCACCGCGGGCGAGCTGGAGCGCGAGCTGGAGCTGTCCAAGGGCGGCGTGTCCATGCTGCTGCGCGACCTGGAGCGCTGGGGCGTGGTGCGGCGCGTGCGCTCGCCCCAGGACAGCGCCTGGCGCTACGCGGCCGAGACGGATCTCATCCGCATGGTGTCCCACGTGGTGGAGGAGCGCGAGGCGTCCTTCATCGCCCGCATCCGCGAGGACCTGCTCGAGGCGCGCCGGCTCGCCCAGGCGCAGGGCCTGGTGCCCTCGGAGCGGCTGGCGCGGCTGGAGAAGATGGCCACGCTCGCCGAGCGCGTGGAGCGCGCGCTGCGCCTGTTCATCAAGACGGCGCGGCTGGACGTGGGCGGAATCCTCGGCGCGCTGCGCGAGGAGTCGAACCGGTAG
- a CDS encoding gamma-glutamylcyclotransferase, with amino-acid sequence MDSHYDQVMKARNAADTGATRLYFAYSTILDRAAFLEWRDQHSYGFFELPEGRLAEALDVDLVYDFPSRWWGGRVAGLTDTPGRSVFGRLFEIGGKDWPIIQHKEGAVTGMCVEREVRVRVEGQEVKATAFVTSPRRASTEGPVSPRFIEALVRGAKSAGLPTEYIERLARGP; translated from the coding sequence ATGGACTCGCATTACGATCAGGTGATGAAGGCGCGGAACGCGGCGGACACCGGGGCCACCCGGCTGTACTTCGCCTATTCCACCATCCTGGACCGGGCCGCGTTCCTGGAGTGGAGGGATCAGCACAGCTACGGCTTCTTCGAGTTGCCCGAGGGCCGGCTGGCCGAGGCGCTGGACGTGGACCTGGTCTACGACTTCCCCTCGCGGTGGTGGGGAGGGCGGGTGGCGGGGCTGACGGACACGCCGGGGCGGAGCGTGTTCGGGCGGCTGTTCGAGATTGGGGGCAAGGACTGGCCCATCATCCAGCACAAGGAGGGGGCGGTGACGGGGATGTGCGTGGAGCGCGAGGTGCGCGTGCGCGTGGAGGGCCAGGAGGTGAAGGCCACGGCGTTCGTGACGTCGCCCCGGCGCGCGTCCACGGAGGGGCCGGTGAGCCCGCGCTTCATCGAGGCGCTGGTGCGTGGCGCGAAGAGCGCGGGCCTGCCCACCGAGTACATCGAGCGCCTGGCCCGCGGGCCCTGA
- a CDS encoding DUF6310 domain-containing protein yields the protein MGTGCTTSALACGFDFRVGVRSTTHKAMLEIEEPQLQDIIVLMDWC from the coding sequence GTGGGAACAGGCTGCACAACAAGTGCGCTGGCGTGTGGATTTGACTTCCGGGTCGGTGTGCGAAGCACAACGCACAAGGCCATGCTGGAAATCGAGGAACCGCAACTCCAGGATATTATCGTCCTCATGGATTGGTGCTGA
- a CDS encoding DUF6310 domain-containing protein, whose translation MLPWTDEGRCAVREASEPWPVLVERCFHALDHDRIEFHDPTGRCALASAGAAAVGLGVCVLAAPEIVVGAVIVTGVVVVGFAIKEALEVYELSWGNPEVGPVPETRPVPETTPAPQKPSPKQSPKPEPAEQDWLPPLPPGPLERERRPECKPRRVPPKGGNRLHNKCAGVWI comes from the coding sequence ATGCTGCCCTGGACGGACGAGGGGCGGTGCGCCGTCCGCGAAGCTTCCGAGCCCTGGCCCGTGCTGGTGGAGCGGTGCTTTCATGCCCTGGACCATGACCGGATCGAGTTTCACGACCCCACGGGAAGATGCGCGCTCGCCTCTGCTGGTGCCGCTGCCGTGGGACTTGGGGTCTGCGTCCTGGCGGCACCGGAGATCGTCGTGGGAGCGGTGATCGTCACGGGCGTGGTGGTGGTGGGCTTCGCCATCAAAGAGGCCCTGGAGGTGTATGAGCTGAGTTGGGGCAACCCCGAGGTGGGGCCCGTGCCTGAAACGCGGCCCGTGCCTGAAACGACGCCAGCCCCACAGAAGCCCTCACCGAAACAAAGTCCCAAGCCGGAGCCAGCGGAGCAGGACTGGCTGCCCCCATTGCCGCCCGGGCCCTTGGAGCGAGAGCGCCGTCCGGAGTGCAAGCCTCGACGGGTGCCGCCCAAGGGTGGGAACAGGCTGCACAACAAGTGCGCTGGCGTGTGGATTTGA
- a CDS encoding CheR family methyltransferase: MAISRSSRDNELEAILERVRHVRNFDFRNYKRATLQRRVERRVAATGCRNRAAYLALLERDPDEVNTLVSSMLIKLTTFFRDKEVWGALDKVLEELVRRRRPDQELRIWSAGCATGEEAYSLAIIAAEALGSGAPGAELKVFGTDVDEAAIAYGRRGIYTPQQVEGVSKERLARWFVPTGEGFTVRKEIRRAVVFGVNNLVSDAPVSRIDLLLCRNVFIYLDSELQKRVLSRFHFALRPQGALVLGRSELIPFAARLFEPIDLGRRIYRKDFRKDPSNLLRRPIPADPAPPAPPPLAEELPRDKEFQRHLREVLNAQPCPLIVTDLDGTVTFWNHAAARLWKRQDTEVLDHKLAAVGLPGLTPELLAKLTARVLAGRSERETVEGVMEVAGQDPVVLRTVVVAFRDTQGEAQGLLFSSDDISSLRALEQSLKRANDELNTVSQRMLTFNEELRASNEELETTNEELQSANEELQTTNEELQSTNEELETTNEELQSANAEMDAINRELAHRTEELDALGFCQRTIIRTLTVGVLVLDPQGKITTWNLAAERLLGLTEREAVGQVLWTLHVPALKRSLLQRIRRHVAENRSLRLEHVIYQLPHGGRGAATLIVAPLNNESHSLGAVLLFEDTTRSSGLAQENRELKGELKGRPRK; this comes from the coding sequence ATGGCCATTTCCCGTTCTTCCCGAGATAACGAACTCGAAGCGATCCTCGAGCGGGTCCGGCACGTACGCAATTTCGACTTCCGCAACTACAAGCGCGCCACGCTGCAACGGCGCGTCGAGCGGCGCGTGGCCGCCACCGGGTGCCGCAACCGTGCCGCCTACCTGGCGCTGCTGGAGCGCGACCCCGACGAGGTCAATACCCTCGTCTCCTCCATGCTCATCAAGCTCACCACCTTCTTCCGGGACAAGGAGGTGTGGGGGGCGCTCGACAAGGTGCTCGAGGAGCTGGTGCGGCGACGGCGGCCGGACCAGGAGCTGCGCATCTGGAGCGCCGGGTGCGCCACAGGCGAGGAGGCCTACTCCCTGGCCATCATCGCCGCCGAGGCGCTCGGCTCGGGCGCCCCGGGCGCGGAACTCAAGGTGTTCGGCACCGACGTGGACGAGGCCGCCATCGCCTATGGCCGCCGCGGCATCTACACCCCCCAGCAGGTGGAAGGTGTCTCCAAGGAGCGCCTCGCCCGCTGGTTCGTGCCCACCGGCGAGGGCTTCACCGTGCGCAAGGAGATCCGCCGCGCGGTCGTCTTCGGGGTCAACAACCTCGTGTCCGACGCGCCCGTCTCACGCATCGATCTGCTCCTGTGCCGCAACGTCTTCATCTACCTCGACTCGGAGTTGCAGAAGCGGGTGCTGTCGCGCTTCCACTTCGCGCTGCGGCCGCAGGGAGCGTTGGTGCTGGGCCGCTCGGAGCTCATCCCCTTCGCCGCCCGTCTCTTCGAGCCCATCGACCTGGGCCGGCGCATCTACCGCAAGGACTTCCGCAAGGACCCTTCCAACCTCCTGCGGCGTCCCATCCCGGCGGACCCGGCCCCGCCGGCGCCGCCGCCCCTCGCGGAGGAACTCCCCCGGGACAAGGAGTTCCAGCGCCACCTGCGCGAGGTGCTCAACGCTCAGCCCTGCCCCCTCATCGTCACGGACCTGGACGGCACCGTCACCTTCTGGAATCACGCGGCCGCGCGGTTGTGGAAACGGCAAGACACCGAGGTGCTCGACCACAAGCTGGCCGCCGTGGGGCTGCCCGGTCTGACGCCGGAGCTGCTCGCCAAGCTGACCGCCCGGGTGCTCGCGGGCCGCTCCGAGAGGGAGACGGTGGAGGGGGTGATGGAGGTCGCCGGCCAGGACCCGGTGGTGCTGCGCACCGTGGTGGTTGCCTTCCGGGACACCCAGGGCGAGGCCCAGGGCCTGCTGTTCAGCTCGGACGACATCTCCTCCTTGCGCGCCCTGGAGCAGAGCCTCAAGCGCGCCAACGACGAGCTGAACACCGTCAGCCAGCGCATGCTGACCTTCAACGAGGAGCTGCGCGCCTCCAACGAGGAGCTGGAGACGACGAACGAGGAGCTGCAGAGCGCCAACGAGGAGTTGCAGACGACGAACGAGGAGCTGCAGAGCACCAACGAGGAGTTGGAGACGACGAACGAGGAGCTGCAGAGCGCCAACGCGGAGATGGACGCCATCAACCGCGAGCTGGCCCACCGCACCGAGGAGCTGGACGCGCTCGGCTTCTGTCAGCGCACCATCATCCGCACCCTCACGGTGGGCGTGCTGGTGCTCGATCCCCAGGGGAAGATCACCACCTGGAACCTCGCGGCCGAGCGGCTGCTGGGGCTCACCGAGCGCGAGGCGGTGGGGCAGGTGCTCTGGACCCTGCACGTCCCCGCGCTCAAGCGCTCGCTGCTCCAGCGCATCCGCCGCCACGTGGCGGAGAACCGCTCGCTGCGCCTGGAGCACGTCATCTACCAGTTGCCCCATGGGGGCCGCGGTGCCGCCACGCTGATCGTCGCCCCGCTCAACAACGAGTCCCACTCCCTCGGCGCCGTCCTCCTCTTCGAGGACACCACCCGCTCCTCCGGTCTCGCCCAGGAGAACCGCGAGCTCAAGGGCGAGCTCAAGGGGCGGCCGCGCAAATGA
- a CDS encoding sensor histidine kinase has product MSPPRRPVHIPFVSELLAKYQQLLRKHEALVHRLEARNAEHITTWKLSSWALETTASGLALLRGNMLQMANRRWHALAQQPGRWCRLGEEREGPSHVLRDVALTEARAALDAGGPRVARYQLQGGEQYLELRTDLITEAPGAESRVLVLALDITEQVLAEQELARARAALAEREHLRGLGEMAAGLVHDLNNTLNAMKLRLDLIQRDTVFAERQRGNLDALVRIVSDATTRVHHLQDFARQAPEPRPGEQVRLTDVVHEAVDIVRDDLEHRSAREGVPLHLEVEVPSLPLVNGSATDLRYVLINLMLNARDAMPRGGTIRVRGHAQSAQVVLTVADEGTGIPPENLHSIFRPFFTTKGDKGTGLGLSMAYGVVSRAGGTITASNRPEGGALFTLTFPLLSPSAPVQRASRGKRAPARGKPRRG; this is encoded by the coding sequence ATGAGTCCCCCCCGCCGGCCCGTGCATATCCCGTTCGTCTCGGAGCTGCTGGCCAAGTACCAGCAGCTGCTGCGCAAGCACGAGGCGTTGGTCCACCGGCTGGAGGCGCGCAACGCCGAGCACATCACCACCTGGAAGCTCTCCTCCTGGGCCCTGGAGACGACGGCCAGCGGGCTGGCGTTGCTGCGCGGGAACATGCTCCAGATGGCCAACCGCCGCTGGCATGCGCTGGCCCAGCAGCCAGGGCGGTGGTGCAGGCTCGGCGAGGAGCGCGAGGGGCCATCGCACGTCCTGCGCGACGTGGCCCTGACGGAAGCGCGGGCCGCGCTCGACGCGGGGGGTCCGCGTGTCGCCCGCTACCAGTTGCAAGGCGGTGAGCAGTACCTGGAGCTGCGCACGGATCTCATCACCGAGGCCCCCGGGGCGGAGTCCCGCGTGCTCGTCCTGGCGCTCGACATCACCGAGCAGGTGCTCGCCGAGCAGGAGCTGGCGCGGGCCCGCGCGGCGCTCGCCGAGCGGGAGCACCTGCGCGGGCTCGGGGAGATGGCGGCCGGGCTCGTGCATGATCTCAACAACACCCTCAACGCCATGAAGCTGCGCCTGGATCTCATCCAGCGCGACACGGTGTTCGCCGAGCGCCAGCGGGGCAACCTGGATGCCCTGGTGCGCATCGTCAGCGATGCCACCACGCGCGTGCACCACCTCCAGGACTTCGCGCGGCAGGCCCCGGAGCCGCGGCCCGGCGAACAGGTGCGGCTGACGGACGTGGTGCACGAGGCGGTGGACATCGTCCGCGACGACCTCGAGCACCGCTCGGCCCGGGAGGGCGTGCCCCTGCACCTGGAGGTGGAGGTGCCGTCGCTGCCGCTCGTGAACGGCTCGGCCACGGACCTGCGCTACGTGCTCATCAACCTCATGCTCAACGCGCGGGATGCCATGCCCCGGGGCGGCACCATTCGCGTACGCGGCCACGCGCAGTCCGCTCAGGTGGTGCTCACCGTGGCCGACGAGGGCACGGGCATTCCCCCGGAGAACCTGCACTCCATCTTCCGGCCCTTCTTCACCACCAAGGGAGACAAGGGCACCGGCCTGGGTCTGTCCATGGCCTATGGCGTCGTCTCCCGGGCCGGGGGCACCATCACCGCGTCCAACCGTCCGGAGGGTGGGGCGCTCTTCACCCTCACCTTCCCGCTCCTGTCTCCCTCCGCCCCCGTTCAGCGGGCCTCCCGCGGCAAGCGCGCGCCGGCGCGAGGCAAGCCCCGGCGGGGTTGA
- a CDS encoding chemotaxis protein CheB, producing the protein MKLVAQLPRDFPAAVLVVLHLSAGHRSLLPEILMRAGPLPAMHPKPEAPLEPGRIYVAPSDLHLLVEPGRVLVNAGPRENGHRPAVDPLFRSAARAYGPRVIGVVLTGALDCGTSGLLAIKAQGGLAVVQDPADAYCPDMPRSALEFVKVDHTVLLADLGALLVRLVSTPLTRHEVPKPSGRLQEEVKVMREVRGVHLDPQDTGKPSLFSCPDCGGVIFEMDEEGLLRYRCRVGHGYTAKALSVNQQTAMDGALWAALRALEESAALSRRMAARANERNQHHAAQRYEARARSTEDQAELMRQMVMNSTTRPPPEEEPEEALDAPKRMEV; encoded by the coding sequence ATGAAGCTGGTCGCGCAGCTGCCCAGGGACTTCCCCGCGGCCGTCCTCGTGGTGCTGCACCTGTCCGCGGGCCACCGCAGCCTCCTGCCGGAGATCCTCATGCGCGCGGGTCCCCTGCCCGCCATGCACCCGAAGCCCGAGGCGCCGCTGGAGCCGGGTCGCATCTATGTGGCCCCCTCGGATCTCCACCTCCTGGTGGAGCCAGGCCGCGTCCTGGTGAACGCCGGGCCCCGGGAGAACGGCCACCGGCCGGCGGTGGATCCGCTCTTCCGCTCGGCGGCCCGGGCCTACGGGCCGCGAGTCATCGGCGTGGTGCTCACGGGCGCCCTGGACTGTGGCACCTCGGGATTGCTGGCCATCAAGGCGCAAGGGGGCCTGGCGGTCGTCCAGGATCCCGCCGATGCCTATTGCCCGGACATGCCGCGCAGCGCTTTGGAATTCGTGAAGGTGGATCACACGGTGCTGCTCGCCGACCTGGGGGCGCTGCTCGTGCGGCTGGTCTCCACCCCGCTCACCCGCCACGAGGTCCCCAAGCCCTCGGGCCGCCTGCAGGAGGAGGTCAAGGTCATGCGCGAGGTGCGTGGTGTTCATTTGGATCCCCAGGACACGGGAAAACCCTCGCTCTTCTCCTGCCCGGACTGTGGCGGGGTGATCTTCGAGATGGATGAGGAAGGGCTCCTGCGCTACCGCTGCCGCGTGGGCCACGGCTACACCGCCAAGGCCCTCTCGGTGAATCAGCAGACGGCGATGGATGGCGCGCTGTGGGCCGCGCTGCGTGCCCTGGAGGAAAGCGCCGCGTTGTCGCGCCGCATGGCGGCGCGCGCGAACGAGCGCAACCAACACCATGCCGCCCAGCGCTACGAGGCGCGCGCACGGTCCACCGAGGATCAGGCCGAGCTCATGCGCCAGATGGTGATGAACAGCACCACCCGGCCGCCTCCCGAGGAAGAGCCCGAGGAAGCCCTCGACGCGCCGAAGCGGATGGAGGTGTGA